A window from Peromyscus eremicus chromosome 5, PerEre_H2_v1, whole genome shotgun sequence encodes these proteins:
- the Id4 gene encoding DNA-binding protein inhibitor ID-4, which yields MKAVSPVRPSGRKAPSGCGGGELALRCLAEHGHSLGGSAAAAAAVAAARCKAAEAAADEPALCLQCDMNDCYSRLRRLVPTIPPNKKVSKVEILQHVIDYILDLQLALETHPALLRQPPPPAPPLHPTGACPVAPPRTPLTALNTDPAGAVNKQSDSILCR from the exons ATGAAGGCGGTGAGCCCGGTGCGCCCCTCGGGCCGAAAGGCGCCGTCGGGCTGCGGCGGCGGGGAGCTGGCGCTACGCTGCCTGGCCGAGCATGGCCACAGCCTGGGTGGCTCGGCGGCCGCTGCCGCCGCCGTGGCGGCAGCGCGCTGCAAAGCGGCCGAGGCGGCGGCCGACGAGCCGGCGCTGTGCCTGCAGTGTGATATGAACGACTGCTACAGCCGCCTGCGGAGGCTCGTGCCCACCATCCCGCCGAACAAGAAAGTCAGCAAAGTGGAGATCCTGCAGCACGTTATCGACTACATCCTGGACCTGCAGCTGGCGCTGGAGACGCACCCTGCTCTGCTGAGACAGCCGCCACCGCCCGCGCCACCGCTCCACCCGACCGGGGCTTGTCCGGTCGCGCCGCCGCGGACCCCGCTCACCGCGCTCAACACTGACCCG GCCGGCGCCGTGAACAAGCAGAGCGACAGCATTCTGTGCCGCTGA